The window AGAGAAGAGAATGTAAGGTGAACAAAATAGAATTGAAAAAAATGATATTTTGGGTATTGTAAATGAGTGAACAAAATAGACTTACTATTAAAAATATATAAGTATGGCGTGATAAAAATATGAGGTGAGTAAAGTGGTTTGTGAGGGTGCCAATATATAGATGCACCCTTAAATTATTGCTTCACTCCAACAATGCACCAAATGTTCACTTTGGGCACTCGGTGTGAGCAAGTCGTTGCTGCGTGGGTCGCTAGGAGCTCAACAAGACTGGGCGTACGACAATAGTGTGCGGCACCCGGTGGACTGGTCCGAGCCAGTTTTGTGAGCCTGGAAAACCTTCCTTGGGCGGCTGCCCTATAGGGCTTCAAGTCTTTGGGCTTGGTTTTCTGACCTAGTTCATTGGCTTCAAGAGCAAAGAAAATGGTGATGTCTCTGATGTCAATGAGGTTCTGAAAATAAGGGTAAAATGGATACACAAATCATGCGCCTTCACATTAATCCATGGAGGAAAGACAATAGAAATGGAAATTGCTAGGATAGAAATGAACACTGTTAGACAGAACCAGCGAGAAGCCTTAGTGGGAAGTAGAAGACGAGAAAGAGTACGTAGAAATTAGAGAGACAGAAGAAGACGAAGAAAGGGAGAAGACAAGTTAGACAGAAAGCAAGAGGAAAGAAGAAGAGAAGAAGGGAAACCATGTGCAGGCCGCGTGCTTTCCATGAAATGTCTCACTCTGTTTATACGAGGCAAACAGTTTTGTCGCTTCGGTTCAATCTGATGAGGCAAATAGTTGCAATCTTTGCAAATATACCGAGTCAGATATGGCCAAGCGTCACTGTTCCTCAACAATTCTAATTTGGTTATCTTAATCTGGTCTTAGTTGCACTGAACCTTTTGATTATTATTCTTCTCATGGTTTCCAAGGGGATCGATAGCGATACAAGGAAAGCTACGTACCCTTTGATGTCCATTCTAGCTTGCAATTCTAGCCTCAAGTCTCATAATTCCAAAGAGAAAAAGTTGGCGCTAAATACAAAAAACACAGTTGCAAGTTTGATTGTTTAATGAAGTGACAAGTGATGATTTTGTTTGTTAATGACATGTTATGGGGCGGATTGAGATCTCGGGTATAATCTTCTTTTGCCTAGCTCGCAAGGATCCTTCGTATATACAGGACAAAAATCTCTCTCTCCAAGTCGATGGGTGGCGATACACAAGTATTATCAAAGCATTGCTACTTACTTTTTTTTTTTTTTCATGAAAGAAAAAAAACTTGCAAAGAGGGAAACGTCTAAGACACTCTAAATTAAGAGAGAAAATTCTGTTGTGCCGATAAGCATAACATGTATACTTGATTTCTAAATAAACTTTTTTTAAAATTCTCACCCTACCACCCTTGTTATACATGCAGCTTATTTTAGTTATATGTATATATGCTTACAGTTCTGACATGATGGCTAAGATTAGCTAGTGCGTCTGCAACAAAAGCTCCCCTCCCTACAGAGTAAAGCTGACTGAAGCTAGCCAAAGTTCCAATATCAGCATTGTTAGCTCATTTATTGTCAAGAGTCAAGACATGTACATACAGTTTTATGACATTTAATAGTAATTTTGAAAGTCGATCGTACGTTAGTGATACATATCCTTACTTGATATACACTAGTAGCAAGTTTTATGCAATGCTGGGCGAGGATGTAGCTCCTCTGCAACAAGGATGTGTTTAGTTTTGATGAATTACAAAAACTACTCTAGTCCTTGTAATCACGCCTTATGTTTACAAGCATACGAGCTTCCTGCATCGACGGCTTCCATGTACGTATGAGTGTCTATGCTGCAAGCAAAGTCGGTGGTGTATGTATACGTCCCATATGTACATACTCGGTGCACATAGGCACAACTATATATTGTGCCAATCAATTTGTGAACTGAGAGACAAAACCTCTCTCTCTCATTACATCATGAAGATTTATGCAGAACATGGAAAATTTTGACAGCTGATTAGCGCGTGGATTTATGTTCATGGCTTATATACCCGCGTCTCAAGTTTCATACATTGTTGTGCAAGAATCAGACTTCATCTCTTATATTGAAATTGGATCGGTGGACAGTGATATATGTCCATACCTTACACACAAGTATCAACTTCATGCATTCTTGCTCAAGATCACCTACCGCTTCCAAATATGGGCGTCTTTGTAGCAAACCAAGTCGGTGGTTGACGTCCATATGTGCCTACTCAGTGGTACCATAATATAGGGATTTATTTGTCATGCAGTTTCATTTACGGTTTAGACCTAAAACAAGAGAGATAATTTCATTTCAGTACTCCCCCTTTACACCACAGAGAAACTCCTACTACAATCTTACGAACACTAATCATTAATTGAAGCAACAACTAGATCAGTCTGTAGACTCTGCATCTTTTTCAAACGACCATATACTATGTTTTTAGGAGTTCCCTTGAAACATACAGCAACACTGGGAAAGAGATCCCCTAAATACAAATATAGTCTGAAATATTGACATGAAAAATGAAACCATCATCTTCTTCATCAAACTCAAGCTTCAATGAAATTACGTGACAGACGATGTTCATTCTCAGTCTCCTGCAGCTAAGTTCCAATAATATGAAACAGGGATCAATGATGCAATGAAATGGAAGTGGCATAGAAGTGATAGAACCATCTATACTTGTGAGGTTGTTGAACTTTCATATCCAAAGTTCAGGTTCATCATCCAGTAGCATGAAGAAATTACAAATACTTACTTGTTTGCAAACAGAAAGCCTTATTGTCCCACATTTCAGAGATGGAAACAAGGATAAGGAAGAAGCCCTATGACACAGTAGTGAGGATGCCTCTCCAGGGCTCCTCTGCTTCAGCAAGCTCTAGTCAAATGAAGTTCTTATTTATTTTTTTGAATAGGCAAATGAAGTTCTACTACCAAGAGAACATTGCAGTCTCCGTAGGTAGGAAGGTATAACCAAGACCTCAAGGGTTCCCGGCAATAATGGTTAACAACCTCAAACACATGGTCTCCAATGAGCCGAGATCACTTCATACTGTCATACGGTTGGTAATCAAATAGATTTCACATTTGCAATGCTCATTCTAAACTATTCAAATTTCCACTACTGTATCAAAGTATAGCTGCTTTAATTTAGAGTCTTTTACTGCCACTCTGAGTTGAAACAGACTAGCTAGTCACAAACTCACTTACATATACTGATATACATATACATATTCTCTGTGTAATGAACATAAACCAGGAGACATCAGACATAAACTTTTCATCATTACATCACTTTGTGGAAAATTAAATACATCCGTAATTATCAACATAGCAATAATCAGAAACTGTATCTATCTACCAATCAACTAATTCCATCACTGATTCATTTGAGACACACCATGAAATGAAAAATTTAACAAAAATCCTAGTTTGACACACTATCATTTCAGCAAATGATTGGCTAACATCATAGTTATCATAATCAAGGTTCTAAAACTCGCTACTCGGTAGTCGGTCGGCCGGCCGGTGAGTAGCGAGTAGAGGAGTACTCGGCCGAGTACTCGGGGAGTACTCGGATTCTAATTTCTGGATTTTTTTATTATTTTAAAACATATAATCTAATATATAATGTCTAAAATAATAAAAATAGTCCATAAAATATTACAATATTTAAGNNNNNNNNNNNNNNNNNNNNTTCTTCTCCATATCCATCTTGTACTCCCTCCGAATCCGACTCAAAATCAAAACTCAAGTCATCTATTTCCTCTTCATCATCGGATATAAAATACATCCTCATCAAGTTCCCTAATTTCTTGGATTCTAGGACCTCTCCTAGGCTCTAAGCCACCATCCACTCCCGATTCCTCTCCAACCCTTTCACTAGGAAGATCCGAAACAACATCATCATCACCACCATCAACAATCCATCCTTGTGAGAGGAGGCGGACTGGGCGAGAGGAGGCGGACTGGCGGGGAGGGCGAGCCGGCGAGGTGAGGGAGAGCGACTGGGCGACTGAGAGCGACTGAGAGCGACTGGAGCGAGAGATGAGCGACTGAGCCTCTGGAGCGAGAGACTAGAGACAAATCGAGTTATTAGGGTTTCAAAACGACGTCGTTTGCCTCTTTTTTTCTTTTTTTTTTCGGCTGACCGAGTTGACCGAGTTGGACCGAGTACTCGGCCGATTTTCTGCTGGCCGACTAGAGGCACTGAGTAGGCCAAAATCGCCACGGTGACTAGCCGAGTACCGAGTACTCGGCCGAGTTGACCGAGTTTTAGAACCTTGATCATAATAATATGATCTCATGACATATTTGATTGTGCTCTCAATGTTATTGACTAAAAGAAGCTAGCTCATGTGTCCTTTTTTTTTTTTTTTTGTAAAACAACTAATGTGCCATTTAAGGAAAAGAAGTTATCCTCCCAAACATAATATCATAAAAACTAATATACCATTCACAAGGAAACAAATTAAGAAACTTTTATATGCATGATAGCATGACTCAAGTTATTGAAAGATGCCAAAATCACAAACACAAATAACTTAGGATGCATCACAGATGTAATCACACCTTTTAAACACAAAACACTGTACAAAAATATCCCCCTCTGCTACAAACTATGACAGACTCGAAGCTAATATAAGTACTGGTGTATTCATGAAACTTACATGGTATATTTGCCACAGTAAGCTACTTATCCATTGCTGAGGATACCAAGGTTTCTTGTATGTGGGGATTTTGTACTTCAGCACTTGCCATCACCTTTGGATGATCTCGGCATTCAATTACCGGGGACTGACAATTTCCTCCAAAGGACGCCATTGTTTTCTCACTCGCTTCAATTCCGGCCTCTAATGATAACCCCACAGCAGGTGGACAGAAGCATGGCAAATCAATTTGACAACGAATGCCAGTTTCCCCAACATTAGATTGCAGTTCACAATCCCCTTCCTTGGAAATAACACCAGGTTTATAATACTGTTTTTCAAATGGAAAAGCACCCAACTCACTATCAATTTTTCCTCTAAAGTCCAGCAATAGGTTTCTAAGCCTTAAAAATTCTGCTTCAAGACTTGCCTGCCCCTGTAATTTCCTAACAAGTTGCTGGTTCAACAGCTGCAATTTCTTAACTTCCTCTTCTAAATAAGCTGTGTGTGCCTTCTTTTTCTCTCTGTACTTCCGAACTGCTTCTCTATTTCCTGAAGGCCTTCTTCTTTTTGGTTTCAATACCAAATCCTCTTTACTGTGATCACCATCATTTTCCTCCGACGGAAGAACTTGGGTATGTGTGTGATAGCAAGTGTGTGTATGTGCAGCATCAGGGCCAGGTAGGTTGCATGTGTGAGTGTGAAGGCATGTCCGTAATGTATCTATAGAAGTTGGAGTATGGAAATTACCAGAGGAATTGGATTTTGGAATTACAGCATGGTCTAAGGTCTCTACTTCCCCATCATCCATCTTCTCTTTATTTGAAACAAGAACTATTAGGAGCCAAACACCACAAGATAGAGCTCATCTGCAATACCCAATTCTCAGTTATTGGTCATCAGGCTATAGCATAGCACTACAATAAAGCTATAAAATTTATGTAAATAATAAGAACTTCATGCATAGTTAAATCAAACCTCACAGTTCTTACTCAACTATGAATGCTCAGTTCAATACAGTTCATGAATTAACCATAAGCAGAAATAAACCTAAGCTCAAACCCAAAAGCTAGAGGCCGAAGTCATAAAAAACCAATGATAAAGACAAGACCATGGTATTGATCCTCCAACTAGTGGAACCTGGAAGGAGAACCCAAGCTTCAAGTGGGGGAACATGAGGGAATAGAACATAAAAAAACAGAGAATCTAAAAAAAGAAAGCAAGAAAAGGAATAGGGAATCAGATTGTGTTGTAGAAAATTGTGGATATTCTTTGCAGTTACCTGGGTTTTGTTAAGCTTCAGTGAGAATGAGGATGATCATAGACTGCCACCTTCAGAGCAAATGGAGCAATGTCAACCGTATTTTATTCTGGGTTTATTCCTTCAGATAACATAGACTTATGCACCTTGTCTGCGTCTTCTATGTTTTTTTCCTTTTTCTAGTGGGGTAGGTACTGCTAGAAATCCTCATTTATCCTTCGGTCCAAATTGGAATTTTGCTTCAGTAATCGACAAGGAGTGTGGTCAAGAAACATGTCACTAATTCAAGATGTGTAGCCACACAAACACAAGGTAAACTTCTTCATCGAAACAAAAAAAAACAGAATGTAAACTTTTTCCGTAGATTGGCATAACCTTTTTTCCTTCATCTATTTTGGCAATGTTCATACCAAACGTTACTCTGATCATGTACTATTTGCGCTTCATTATACCACAGCTACAATCAGAGTACAGGACTACAGGCAACCCGAGTATACCATATTTAAAAGTGTATGGGTTCCGAAATCATACTTAGTTGAGCAATCATTTCTCATCTCAACGAAAAATATACTACACAATCAATCATCAAATTCAACATAAATCAACATCTGTGTTTGAGTTTCCATGAGGAAGCAGAAGTTTGACCACAAAAGTAGTATATGGCTTGCAAAGGAAGTTCAGCTTACGAGGAAGCAGCAGTTTGATTCCAAAATGTGAGGTTTGTATAGGTGCATCCCCTGCAGTTAATCAACATGAGTTGACGAGGGTATTGATCAATCCTTGCTACTGAAAGCAGTCTTCAGGAGATTGCAATGTCCGAAAACATTGCCATAATTCTGGTAGCACAACAATTATGGAGTTCTCCAATAGAAATTGTAACACTTTACACTCCAGCTATAGCTACCGGTACAGGATGGGACCTAGCAAGTACTTCTGGGTTGATCAGGAATGCCAAAGATGTATTAACTGCATCCAAATGTCTCTGGTTAGGGGAAAAAGATGTATGAATGTTGCTATACAATGAATGCTAATTTGTTAAAAGAATGAGAAAGCAAACCTGACAAAACTTCTGTGTTTCTATCTATCTTCTTGTCATCACCATATACTCACGAAGGGGATGTTTTTTATCTTGGACCAGTCTTCTCCTTTGTCTTTTCCACAACGATGTTTTAGAAGTGAACAATTCTGAATTGTTAAGGCAGAAATCGTTGCTGGTAGTCCGGTCTCTGGCAAAGATTGGAGCTTATCGCACTCCCTGATAGTCAGCTTTTCAAGTGAGGTGAGATTCTCAAGCACCTCCGATATGGATTCAAGATCTGGGAGTCTTTGAATGCTTAAAGAGGTTGAAGTGTGGGGAAGAGGATAATCTTTCAAAAAGGACTTCAGGCCAGGAAATCCACCAATGATGAAAACATCTAGAGAGGATAGTTTGTGAAGTTTCCACTGATGCATGGGATTAAGCTTTTCACAATCAGTAACTTTAAGATCTCTTAAGCTGCTAGGCAGACCCTGCTTTGGCAAGGACAGGAGACTAGGACAGCTAGAAATCTCCAACTTCTGAAGACGTTTGAGTTTATGAAACAATTCAGGTAGAGACTGGAGAATCTCACATTCGGAAATTGTGACAAACTTTGTGTTGGAAGGCAACCCACCCTTTGGAAAGCACTGAAGAAGGGGGCAGCTCTTTACTGCCAAGGTCTCAAGATTTATGAGGTTGAGAAGGCTCAGTGGCAATGCCTGCAAATTAGAGCAATCACTAATCTCAAGACGCTCAAGGGTTGTTGGTGATTCACCATTTGGAAAGATCATGAGAGAGGAACAGTTGTCTATCTCCAAGTACTTGAGAGTCATATTGTCTTTGCACATCAAACCCTCAGGCAGTGATCTTAGGGTTTTGCAATAGTAAACTCTCATATGTGTCAGAGTGGATGGCAAATTTCCTTCTTCAAGAATGGACACAAGAGAAGGACATTTATGAACTTCTAAATACTCGAGAAAGTTGTTATTGCGGAGAATCTCCTGAGGAAGGGTCTTCAGAGCACCACAGTCACGGATTACAAGACGCTTCAGTTTGTCAGGCAAACCCACATCTGGAAATGCTTCAATGTTTGAACACCATTCAATCTGCAGCTCTGCAAGACACTCAAGGTTGTGAAGCTTACCCGGCAGCTTCATCAGGCTACGACAATGTTTCAAATCCAAATATTGAAGTACAGGTGGAAGCTTATCAACTTCATCAGGTAAAGCAACTAACTCAGGACAATGGGATATTGTCAAGCGTTGAAGCGATGCAAGGTGTGCTAGTCCAACTTGGTCATCTACCAAATATTCAAGGTCAGGAAAGCCTGAAAGACTCAGTTCTTCAAGTTTTTCAGACTGTTGGATAAAGCCTTCAGGTAGACACTTCACATGTGGAATATGAGTTAGGTGAAGAGAGGTCAGCGAGCTGAATCTCATCATCCATCCAAGTAATTCAGCATTTGAATCCATCAGGTACATTGTGCTAAGTTCCACCATCCTTGGAAGTGCAGCCAGTATTTCGCAACCATCTATCTCAAGCACTTTCAACGAAGGGAGGGAAAAAGGAAGGTTTTCAAGCTCACCACAACCAACAAGAACAAGCAGTTGCAGGCTACGGAAATCTACAGGTTCCAAATTCCCAAGTGCAGGGTTCTGTGAGAAGGTAGTCAGTGCTCCGCACTTCCTGATGCGCAGCTTTTCTAGAGAGGCAAATCCATGTGAAAACTTTGTTAACTTGGGACATCTGAAAATGCAAAGCACCCGAAGGCTGGGAAATTCTTTACGCCTTTCATCTGAAGACCATTCCTCCCATTCTTCCATGTCCTCAAATTTCAAAGTCTCCAAAGAGGGGAAACAGATTCTGGAACCATCATCATCCACAAAAAATTCGATTCCTACATGTTTTATTCCATGCTTTGCTTCAAGTATGAGATCTTTAAGAGAAGGTAGTTGGCCAAGGGGTGGTAACGATGTGCATTTTGCGCAACCATAGAGATGTAAGTACACCATGTTAGTGAAGAAAGGATCTCCCATCCAATATGGGAATTCAGTACCTCCATAATACTTGATGGTGAGTTTCTTCAGATTTTCATGAGGCTGCAGTGCATCAAGTACTTCTGTCTCGATCCCTTCATTTCGTGAACCATCACTACTGCTGCTCCATTCCAAAACCAAATCATCCAGGTGCTTCTTATCCTTCAATCTGGCCACAATTGCATCTCTAACACTGTCGACATTATGCAAACACAAAATAGAAATGGATCCTCGAAGATGTGACAAGTCCTTGAATTCTGCAATCCCCTTTCCCATGGCTTTCCCCACAATGAAATCTG of the Fragaria vesca subsp. vesca linkage group LG6, FraVesHawaii_1.0, whole genome shotgun sequence genome contains:
- the LOC101298723 gene encoding uncharacterized protein LOC101298723 isoform 2, whose protein sequence is MDDGEVETLDHAVIPKSNSSGNFHTPTSIDTLRTCLHTHTCNLPGPDAAHTHTCYHTHTQVLPSEENDGDHSKEDLVLKPKRRRPSGNREAVRKYREKKKAHTAYLEEEVKKLQLLNQQLVRKLQGQYYKPGVISKEGDCELQSNVGETGIRCQIDLPCFCPPAVGLSLEAGIEASEKTMASFGGNCQSPVIECRDHPKVMASAEVQNPHIQETLVSSAMDK
- the LOC101298723 gene encoding uncharacterized protein LOC101298723 isoform 1 translates to MDDGEVETLDHAVIPKSNSSGNFHTPTSIDTLRTCLHTHTCNLPGPDAAHTHTCYHTHTQVLPSEENDGDHSKEDLVLKPKRRRPSGNREAVRKYREKKKAHTAYLEEEVKKLQLLNQQLVRKLQGQASLEAEFLRLRNLLLDFRGKIDSELGAFPFEKQYYKPGVISKEGDCELQSNVGETGIRCQIDLPCFCPPAVGLSLEAGIEASEKTMASFGGNCQSPVIECRDHPKVMASAEVQNPHIQETLVSSAMDK
- the LOC101299209 gene encoding putative disease resistance protein At3g14460-like: MKLPGKLHNLECLAELQIEWCSNIEAFPDVGLPDKLKRLVIRDCGALKTLPQEILRNNNFLEYLEVHKCPSLVSILEEGNLPSTLTHMRVYYCKTLRSLPEGLMCKDNMTLKYLEIDNCSSLMIFPNGESPTTLERLEISDCSNLQALPLSLLNLINLETLAVKSCPLLQCFPKGGLPSNTKFVTISECEILQSLPELFHKLKRLQKLEISSCPSLLSLPKQGLPSSLRDLKVTDCEKLNPMHQWKLHKLSSLDVFIIGGFPGLKSFLKDYPLPHTSTSLSIQRLPDLESISEVLENLTSLEKLTIRECDKLQSLPETGLPATISALTIQNCSLLKHRCGKDKGEDWSKIKNIPFVSIW